From one Ctenopharyngodon idella isolate HZGC_01 chromosome 15, HZGC01, whole genome shotgun sequence genomic stretch:
- the LOC127495630 gene encoding olfactory receptor 52K2-like, with protein MNHLPAQNISFTEFRLIGFYSLGEWRPFLFIPFFLMFLLAITANSILIYLIKTQKSLHSPMYVLIGVMAVLDLIMPVFFVPNMLLSFLFNWSEISLTGCLIQMFGIHFVGAFQITLLFWMALDRYFAICKPLHYHKYMEIPNFLKFVFAPVIRNGFLIVTMVSLAGKLSFCVTNVIDHCFCEHMALVQLACGDISVNNIVGLMSAFLIATTDCILITISYVVMFISVLKSGKAHMKALNTCITHLIVLSVSLISALTAFLSYRIRNNISSDNRIFTSILYLFFPSCLHPLIYGWRTKEIRQTFLKFINNAQVFPLKNNNGFNK; from the coding sequence ATGAACCACCTTCCTGCACAAAATATCTCATTCACTGAGTTCAGATTAATCGGTTTCTACAGCCTAGGAGAATGGAGGCCTTTTTTATTTATCCCCTTCTTTCTGATGTTTTTATTGGCAATCACAGCAAATTCTATTCtaatatatttaatcaaaactCAAAAGTCTCTGCACTCTCCTATGTATGTACTAATAGGTGTTATGGCAGTGTTAGACTTGATCATGCCTGTATTTTTTGTACCTAACATGCTTCTTAGCTTTTTATTCAACTGGAGTGAGATTTCTTTGACAGGTTGTTTGATACAAATGTTTGGTATTCATTTTGTTGGAGCATTTCAAATTACTTTGCTTTTTTGGATGGCACTGGATCGTTACTTTGCAATATGTAAACCTCTTCATTATCACAAATACATGGAAATCCCTAACTTTCtaaagtttgtttttgcacCTGTAATCAGAAATGGATTCCTGATAGTCACTATGGTCTCTCTGGCtggaaaactgtcattttgtgtAACAAATGTTATCGATCACTGTTTTTGTGAGCACATGGCATTGGTTCAGTTAGCATGTGGAGATATATCTGTTAATAATATTGTAGGACTTATGTCTGCTTTCCTTATAGCAACTACAGATTGTATTCTAATTACTATCTCTTATGTTGTAATGTTTATCTCTGTGTTGAAATCTGGAAAAGCTCACATGAAGGCCTTGAACACCTGCATTACTCACCTAATTGTCTTATCAGTTAGTTTGATATCTGCCTTGACTGCATTTTTGTCATACAGAATAAGGAATAACATTTCTTCCGACAACCGTATATTTACAAGTATCCTATACTTATTTTTTCCAAGTTGCCTACACCCACTAATCTATGGATGGAGAACAAAAGAAATAAGACAAACATTTCTTAAATTTATAAACAATGCACAGgtatttcctttaaaaaataataatggctTTAACAAATGA